The following proteins are co-located in the Spinactinospora alkalitolerans genome:
- a CDS encoding MFS transporter, with protein MPIALLALAIGGFGIGTTEFMAMGILPDVSEAFGISIPTTGYMISGYALGVVIGAPILVSLGARVDRKHLLIGLMAMFTLGNLASALAPNFGFLLVSRFLTALPHGTFFGVGSVVAASLVPVTKRAQAVSMMIAGLTVANVVGVPLSTLASQQLGWRSTFWIVTAVGVLTLIALALWVPRQKPRAGTSVRSELGALTRVQVWLALLVGAVGFGGMFASYSYISPMMTDIAGFTPTAVTLVLAVYGIGMTVGNLVGGRAADRALMPTMYAGMAGIAVVLVLLHFLAPFKVAAVAMVFLLGFVGSALIPSLQMRLMDAARDAPSLAAALNHSALNIANAAGAWLGGLVIAAGYGYTAPNLLGAGLAVIGLGLALASGLLERRGASGPAAASAGAEARVGDAPDSRVRADSGSAAE; from the coding sequence GTGCCCATTGCCCTGCTCGCCCTGGCCATCGGTGGATTCGGCATCGGGACGACCGAATTCATGGCGATGGGGATCCTGCCCGACGTCTCCGAGGCGTTCGGCATCTCGATCCCCACAACGGGCTACATGATCTCCGGATACGCGCTCGGCGTGGTCATCGGCGCCCCGATCCTGGTCTCCCTCGGCGCGCGCGTGGACCGCAAGCACCTGCTCATCGGGCTGATGGCGATGTTCACCCTGGGCAACCTCGCTTCAGCGCTCGCGCCGAACTTCGGCTTCCTGCTGGTCTCCCGCTTCCTGACGGCGCTGCCGCACGGCACATTCTTCGGCGTCGGCTCGGTCGTGGCTGCGTCGCTGGTTCCGGTGACCAAGCGGGCGCAGGCGGTCTCGATGATGATCGCCGGCCTGACCGTCGCCAACGTCGTCGGGGTGCCGCTGTCGACGCTGGCCTCCCAGCAGCTCGGCTGGCGCAGCACGTTCTGGATCGTCACGGCGGTCGGCGTGCTGACGCTGATCGCGCTCGCCCTGTGGGTGCCGCGGCAGAAGCCGCGGGCGGGGACCTCGGTCCGCTCCGAACTGGGGGCGCTGACCCGCGTCCAGGTGTGGCTGGCGCTGCTGGTGGGCGCGGTCGGCTTCGGCGGGATGTTCGCCTCCTACAGTTACATCTCACCGATGATGACCGACATCGCCGGGTTCACCCCCACCGCGGTGACGCTGGTGCTCGCGGTCTACGGCATCGGCATGACCGTGGGCAACCTCGTGGGTGGGCGCGCCGCCGACCGCGCGCTGATGCCCACGATGTACGCGGGCATGGCCGGTATCGCGGTGGTCCTGGTGCTGCTGCACTTCCTGGCCCCGTTCAAGGTCGCGGCCGTGGCGATGGTCTTCCTGCTCGGGTTCGTCGGCAGCGCGCTGATTCCGTCGCTGCAGATGCGGCTCATGGACGCGGCCAGGGACGCGCCGTCCCTGGCGGCGGCGCTGAACCACTCGGCGCTCAACATCGCCAACGCAGCGGGCGCCTGGTTGGGCGGTCTGGTGATCGCCGCTGGCTACGGGTACACGGCGCCGAACCTGCTGGGCGCGGGCCTGGCCGTCATCGGACTCGGGCTCGCGCTCGCCTCGGGCCTGCTGGAGCGCAGGGGCGCCTCCGGGCCCGCCGCCGCGTCCGCGGGTGCGGAGGCGAGGGTCGGCGACGCCCCGGACTCCCGCGTCCGGGCCGACTCGGGATCCGCCGCCGAGTAG
- a CDS encoding SDR family NAD(P)-dependent oxidoreductase: MREQGSGHILQVTSMATGSSGGVASVGLYGAGKAALDAMSESLAMEVDPFGIAVTVVQPGGYETGLFTQGTTVTDENAAYAPLRARLAEMWSASYDADPHRAAPVVMEVVDMAGPPRRVILGGVAYDQVRELDRARAEEQAKWEHLSRAAD, from the coding sequence CTGCGCGAGCAGGGCTCGGGACACATCCTGCAGGTGACGTCGATGGCCACGGGCTCGAGCGGGGGCGTCGCCTCCGTGGGCCTCTACGGCGCGGGCAAGGCCGCGCTCGACGCGATGAGCGAGTCCCTGGCCATGGAGGTCGACCCCTTCGGTATCGCGGTCACGGTCGTCCAGCCCGGCGGCTACGAGACCGGCCTGTTCACACAGGGCACCACCGTCACCGACGAGAACGCGGCCTACGCCCCGCTGCGCGCCCGGCTGGCCGAGATGTGGAGCGCCTCCTACGACGCCGACCCGCACAGGGCCGCCCCGGTGGTGATGGAGGTGGTCGACATGGCCGGGCCGCCCCGGCGGGTGATCCTCGGCGGCGTCGCCTACGACCAGGTGCGCGAGCTGGACCGGGCGCGCGCCGAGGAGCAGGCGAAGTGGGAGCACCTGAGCCGCGCCGCCGACTGA
- a CDS encoding DUF4132 domain-containing protein, translating to MGWITVADGYEVALCDGGDGTVSLAARNAKGKRLARVPTKLKKDPDVARLNELRAWLGEHETSVRAEVEAWMLRSLPVPLALLRAVWPDAAWRRALTDLVVASIGDGGAPDLARCGLLRAVDGERGVGVVDLDGETVWPEADAFAVPHPVLLGDDLADWRELAVSLGLAQPVPQLLREVWRRPESMDPQVNAIDAFSFTEYERGSQFEKQVIALGGRIRGETAYFRCYDDEPVPVKLGLRWQGPEASTYFTSLTWSRPGTAIGDIAWSEGVRIAATLYANRTAGEDGEPAPAAAYERFCAGHLRAAEPSAAPAAPAARPPRSREALLRAGAVLAGPPAAETEDTLVACCYESPALEGPVVETTARAAVAGQRTALALLGLTPTHAAAETDLGTVRARPLGFLALALNRHPALSDRVTVLLPGLRANAKLAQTKPGRARDALNRIAADLTGPAAELLPVFYDECSRIMAEVGSNTYSVGFFELARRTQAEQAAAFPVDEAAVVTAYRDIAVGNALPGSLKTHAAALADRLPAAQAHHWQRRLVTEWCEAGRRAAPVLAQGLVKLAAAAGHEPGGSADPHERAADERAARAMLANGTLAGVPWTTWDSLSPLLHRLAAEDRAVRAALVRLLPEPARDSAKARSAAAAVLVANLAGAGGRAPFTGTPELTGEDVRRWLEGALELYQGLALPVEGLAEVLGDAGERLRADGLTCDLHRILFRDRRSMGEAPDHALFDLALACGVPVDSPGSDADLGLTHWTAKGKGTDLAAVAAHPQWGPALRRDVLGERSNLLGLGRPSGNRSSDEAHADNPGGFPATAKAAKRLTTAPGTAGAVADALAEHARLVPGAALPDLYPALRDTERFTLAGPPKAGAEAVRAIVVGADPAAALAAVLRSGVLDELELPAFADFTGPLNRCNLLESGGDLIIAHPASSSHRSRRAWAAAVRPDRTGPRRELPDPFGGPRQNQDCYVVIGDDVLATAHGGPHCPHVEDLPAGFTRHPEALTPRAGAEEEAVRLPGADGDATVHRLPGRTVELRGADGRAVGRYVMGASWLPGRSGAITAALLNHRYAAGTELVAPPGWWGRMRARDEAGSRALRRIGDADARRLLAAVDAGLGARIVELTDARPPRYRLPELDACFAELIGRLRPLLPEITDRRLWFGVTAMVWTAVECRERVFALAERLRLDPPAHLDRAPEAAPHAESTPAESSGSVQPAPLPPAPSGAVPAAEGLRSERAALYASVAATAKAAAAHPHRLNDPVAVFDSGHIQDLRESLGRLGRAALRAAWSTDDAWRERRSELLRDLAAVPELIDTGGSWHRVRQAGRSGERGEVRSPGRTYSTLCLGSGYSAEAVSRYWVALLYHSPRPLGDNVLASESVLEARTCRGWGDARRLDAVADLCERRGAARGREAAVMAFAEATGVSVAQAAVLLSPFTGSDGGWSRNTTEVWNADRAHFAALGLTERNVWAAARFLSRTTGGAEPDELIEALVPEDPEQLWSQGPDAARAAAHWLRRHPRIAPVPDEVWTGIVGHHFYGDLPHPEALLDLLATQARALRVEGARSAAAGPAYLLPPGHPAGPVAAERLRALRAACADPATRVRVRGGVRVAAMEKVAGAVATHLADGELAVGGALVLVPGGQDYVLWLRPAWLDGPADPLLGRLTEEFTRSQPRSDRRRTPVAAPGVLTDVAFLLSEASARMADDLESVDGPRQDPLHSVPRLVAEASAAHGLSEDAARLYLQVIALPDPDDANVRRWNGWDEERRAAAAAELAATKLVVTGTRKGAARTLFAPGPWREHGYSSVGVEVDKLTRTPGGGPGMLVHVPAVPLTDVFTAAWRDSRP from the coding sequence ATGGGCTGGATCACGGTCGCGGACGGCTACGAGGTGGCGCTGTGCGACGGCGGCGACGGGACGGTCTCCCTCGCCGCCCGCAACGCCAAGGGCAAACGGCTGGCGCGGGTGCCGACCAAGCTGAAGAAGGACCCGGACGTGGCACGGCTGAACGAGCTGCGCGCCTGGCTGGGTGAGCACGAGACCTCCGTCCGGGCCGAGGTCGAGGCGTGGATGCTGCGATCGCTGCCCGTTCCGCTCGCCCTGCTGCGCGCGGTGTGGCCCGACGCGGCGTGGCGGCGCGCGCTCACCGACCTCGTCGTCGCGTCCATCGGCGACGGGGGCGCGCCCGACCTCGCCCGCTGCGGCCTGCTGCGCGCGGTGGACGGCGAGCGCGGGGTCGGCGTGGTCGACCTCGACGGCGAGACCGTCTGGCCGGAGGCCGACGCGTTCGCCGTTCCGCACCCGGTGCTGCTCGGCGACGACCTCGCCGACTGGCGCGAACTCGCGGTCTCCCTCGGCCTCGCCCAGCCCGTCCCGCAGCTCCTGCGCGAGGTGTGGCGGCGCCCCGAGAGCATGGACCCGCAGGTCAACGCGATCGACGCGTTCTCCTTCACCGAGTACGAGCGGGGCTCGCAGTTCGAGAAGCAGGTCATCGCGCTGGGCGGCCGGATCCGCGGCGAGACCGCCTACTTCCGCTGCTACGACGACGAGCCGGTCCCGGTCAAGCTCGGCCTGCGCTGGCAGGGCCCGGAGGCCTCGACCTACTTCACCTCCCTCACCTGGTCGCGGCCGGGGACCGCCATCGGCGACATCGCGTGGTCGGAGGGCGTGCGGATCGCGGCGACGCTCTACGCCAACCGCACGGCCGGCGAGGACGGCGAGCCCGCCCCGGCCGCGGCCTACGAACGCTTCTGCGCCGGGCACCTGCGCGCCGCCGAGCCCTCCGCGGCTCCGGCCGCACCCGCAGCCCGCCCGCCGCGCTCGCGCGAGGCGCTGCTGCGCGCCGGCGCCGTGCTGGCCGGCCCACCCGCCGCCGAGACCGAGGACACCTTGGTGGCGTGCTGCTACGAGAGCCCGGCGCTGGAGGGCCCGGTCGTCGAGACCACCGCGCGCGCCGCCGTGGCGGGGCAGCGGACGGCGCTGGCGCTGCTGGGACTCACCCCCACTCACGCGGCCGCCGAGACCGACCTCGGCACGGTACGGGCCCGGCCGCTCGGCTTCCTCGCCCTCGCCCTCAACCGCCACCCCGCCCTCAGTGACCGGGTCACGGTGCTGCTGCCGGGCCTGCGCGCCAACGCCAAGCTCGCCCAGACCAAGCCGGGCCGCGCCCGCGACGCGCTCAACCGGATCGCCGCCGACCTCACCGGCCCTGCGGCCGAGCTGCTGCCGGTGTTCTACGACGAGTGCTCGCGCATCATGGCCGAGGTGGGCAGCAACACCTACTCGGTGGGGTTCTTCGAGCTGGCGCGCAGGACGCAGGCCGAGCAGGCTGCGGCCTTCCCCGTCGACGAGGCCGCGGTCGTGACCGCCTACCGCGACATCGCCGTCGGCAACGCGCTGCCGGGCAGCCTGAAGACGCACGCGGCCGCGTTGGCGGACCGGCTGCCCGCGGCGCAGGCCCACCACTGGCAGCGCCGCCTCGTCACCGAGTGGTGCGAGGCCGGTCGCCGCGCCGCTCCCGTTCTGGCGCAGGGGCTGGTGAAGCTGGCCGCGGCGGCCGGGCACGAACCGGGCGGCTCCGCCGACCCGCACGAGCGCGCCGCCGACGAGCGCGCCGCGCGGGCGATGCTGGCCAACGGCACCCTCGCGGGAGTCCCGTGGACCACGTGGGACTCCCTGTCCCCCCTGCTGCACCGGCTGGCGGCCGAGGACCGCGCCGTGCGCGCCGCCCTCGTCCGGCTGCTGCCCGAACCCGCCCGCGACTCCGCCAAGGCCAGGTCCGCGGCCGCCGCCGTCCTCGTGGCCAACCTGGCCGGCGCCGGAGGGCGCGCGCCCTTCACCGGCACGCCCGAGCTCACCGGCGAGGACGTGCGGCGCTGGCTGGAGGGGGCGCTCGAGCTGTACCAGGGGCTGGCGCTGCCGGTCGAGGGCCTGGCCGAGGTGCTGGGCGACGCGGGCGAACGGCTGCGGGCCGACGGATTGACCTGCGACCTGCACCGCATCCTGTTCCGCGACCGCCGCTCCATGGGCGAGGCCCCCGACCACGCCCTGTTCGACCTCGCACTGGCCTGCGGCGTCCCCGTCGACTCTCCCGGGAGCGACGCCGACCTCGGCCTCACCCACTGGACGGCCAAGGGCAAGGGGACGGACCTGGCGGCCGTGGCCGCCCACCCGCAGTGGGGACCGGCACTGCGCCGCGACGTCCTGGGCGAGCGCTCGAACCTGCTCGGCCTGGGCCGCCCCAGCGGCAATCGAAGCAGCGACGAAGCCCACGCCGACAACCCCGGCGGCTTCCCCGCGACGGCCAAGGCGGCCAAGCGGCTGACCACCGCGCCGGGAACGGCCGGGGCCGTGGCCGACGCCCTGGCCGAGCACGCCCGCCTCGTCCCCGGCGCCGCGCTGCCCGACCTGTACCCGGCGCTGCGCGACACCGAGCGGTTCACCCTGGCGGGCCCGCCCAAGGCCGGCGCCGAAGCCGTGCGCGCGATCGTCGTCGGCGCCGACCCCGCTGCGGCGCTGGCGGCCGTGCTGCGCTCAGGCGTCCTGGACGAGCTGGAACTGCCCGCGTTCGCCGACTTCACCGGCCCGCTGAACCGGTGCAACCTGCTGGAGAGCGGGGGCGATCTGATCATCGCCCACCCCGCCTCCTCTTCCCACCGTTCCCGCAGGGCCTGGGCCGCGGCCGTCCGCCCCGACCGCACGGGGCCGCGGCGCGAACTGCCCGATCCCTTCGGCGGGCCGCGGCAGAACCAGGACTGCTACGTGGTCATCGGCGACGACGTCCTCGCCACCGCCCACGGGGGACCGCACTGCCCGCACGTCGAGGACCTGCCCGCCGGGTTCACCCGGCACCCCGAGGCGCTCACGCCCCGCGCCGGCGCCGAGGAGGAGGCGGTGCGCCTGCCCGGCGCCGACGGCGACGCGACGGTGCACCGCCTGCCCGGGCGGACCGTGGAGCTGCGCGGCGCCGACGGCCGCGCGGTGGGCCGCTACGTGATGGGGGCGAGCTGGCTGCCCGGCCGGAGCGGAGCCATCACCGCCGCGCTGCTGAACCACCGCTATGCCGCCGGCACCGAACTCGTGGCGCCGCCAGGCTGGTGGGGGCGCATGCGGGCGCGCGACGAGGCCGGATCCCGCGCGCTGCGCCGCATCGGCGACGCCGACGCGCGGCGGCTGCTGGCCGCCGTCGACGCCGGACTGGGCGCCAGGATCGTGGAGCTGACCGACGCCCGCCCGCCCCGCTACCGCCTGCCCGAACTCGACGCCTGCTTCGCCGAGCTCATCGGGCGCCTGCGCCCGCTGCTGCCCGAGATCACCGACAGGCGGCTGTGGTTCGGCGTCACCGCGATGGTGTGGACGGCGGTGGAGTGCAGGGAGCGGGTCTTCGCACTCGCCGAGCGGCTGCGCCTGGACCCGCCCGCCCACCTCGACCGGGCGCCGGAGGCGGCGCCGCACGCCGAGAGCACACCGGCCGAGAGCTCCGGGAGCGTGCAGCCGGCTCCACTGCCGCCCGCGCCCTCCGGGGCCGTCCCGGCCGCGGAGGGGCTGCGTTCCGAACGGGCCGCGCTCTATGCGAGCGTCGCCGCCACCGCGAAGGCCGCGGCGGCGCACCCGCACCGCCTCAACGATCCGGTGGCCGTGTTCGACAGCGGCCACATCCAGGACCTGAGGGAGAGCCTGGGCCGCCTGGGCCGGGCCGCGCTGCGCGCCGCCTGGAGCACCGACGACGCATGGCGCGAGAGGCGCTCGGAGCTGCTGCGCGACCTCGCCGCGGTCCCGGAGCTGATCGACACCGGAGGCTCCTGGCACCGGGTGCGGCAGGCCGGGAGGTCGGGCGAACGCGGCGAGGTCCGCTCCCCCGGGCGGACCTACTCCACCCTCTGCCTGGGGAGCGGGTACAGCGCGGAAGCCGTCTCGCGCTACTGGGTCGCGCTGCTCTACCATTCGCCGCGGCCGCTGGGCGACAACGTTCTTGCGTCGGAGTCGGTGCTGGAGGCCCGCACCTGCCGGGGCTGGGGTGACGCGCGGCGGCTGGACGCCGTCGCCGACCTGTGCGAACGGCGCGGCGCCGCCCGGGGCAGGGAGGCTGCGGTCATGGCGTTCGCCGAGGCCACGGGGGTCTCCGTCGCGCAGGCCGCGGTACTGCTGTCGCCGTTCACCGGCTCCGACGGCGGCTGGTCGAGGAACACCACGGAGGTGTGGAACGCCGACCGGGCGCACTTCGCCGCCCTCGGCCTGACCGAGCGCAACGTCTGGGCCGCGGCGCGCTTTCTCAGCCGGACCACCGGAGGAGCTGAGCCCGACGAGCTGATCGAGGCGCTCGTGCCGGAGGACCCGGAGCAACTGTGGAGCCAGGGGCCCGACGCCGCCCGCGCCGCCGCCCACTGGCTGCGGCGGCACCCGCGGATCGCCCCCGTGCCCGACGAGGTGTGGACCGGGATCGTCGGCCACCACTTCTACGGCGACCTCCCCCACCCCGAGGCGCTGCTCGACCTGCTGGCCACGCAGGCCCGGGCCCTCCGCGTCGAGGGCGCCCGCTCCGCCGCCGCGGGGCCGGCCTACCTGCTGCCGCCGGGGCACCCCGCCGGTCCGGTCGCCGCCGAGAGGCTGCGCGCCCTGCGCGCCGCGTGCGCCGACCCGGCCACGCGTGTGCGGGTCCGCGGCGGAGTGCGCGTGGCCGCGATGGAGAAGGTCGCGGGGGCCGTGGCGACGCACCTGGCCGATGGGGAACTGGCGGTCGGCGGCGCCCTGGTGCTGGTTCCGGGCGGCCAGGACTACGTCCTGTGGCTGCGCCCCGCGTGGCTGGACGGGCCCGCCGACCCGCTGCTGGGGCGCCTCACCGAGGAGTTCACCCGTTCACAGCCCCGCTCCGACCGGCGTCGCACCCCGGTCGCCGCGCCCGGGGTGCTCACCGACGTGGCCTTCCTGCTCTCCGAGGCGAGCGCGCGCATGGCCGACGACCTCGAATCCGTGGACGGCCCCCGCCAGGATCCGCTTCACTCGGTCCCCCGCCTGGTGGCGGAGGCCTCGGCCGCCCACGGTCTCAGCGAGGACGCCGCCCGGCTGTATCTGCAGGTCATCGCCTTGCCCGACCCCGACGACGCCAACGTCCGGCGCTGGAACGGCTGGGACGAGGAGCGGCGCGCCGCGGCGGCGGCCGAGCTGGCCGCCACCAAGCTCGTGGTGACCGGCACCAGGAAGGGTGCGGCGCGGACGCTGTTCGCCCCGGGGCCGTGGCGGGAGCACGGGTACAGCTCCGTCGGGGTCGAGGTCGACAAGCTCACGCGCACCCCGGGCGGCGGCCCCGGGATGCTCGTCCACGTCCCGGCCGTGCCGCTGACCGACGTCTTCACCGCGGCCTGGCGCGACTCGCGGCCGTGA
- a CDS encoding FAD-dependent oxidoreductase translates to MTQQPRHVAVIGHGMVGARFVEEVARRDPDGRRVRLTVVGAEAERPYNRILLPEVVTGRLDLDDLALPEADSAAVTVRRGVAATAVDPAARRVALDDGTGLDYDELVLATGARAAFPPVAGLSEDDGAPAPGVTALRGVEDCRRLMSLVRPGAPAVVLGGGVLGLEAARALSEGGVRVSVVESSPWLMRRQIDQAAASILSERLTAIGIAVHSWRVAARWLPGTGLELDDGRVLAGDALIVTAGVRARTELAAGAGLAVEHGVVVDDALTTADPRIHAIGDCAQHARGGAGLVQPGWEQAAVLADLLTGTAPGARYRGVRPVTRLKAEGIELASLGDADADGTAETVTVSDPHGGRYAKLSVRGDRVVGAILLGFPDSAATIAQLYDQDAPVPSDRLALLLGAARPEPRIADQAGPALVCRCNGVSREQLEEAWLDGARTRQTLAEQTRATTGCGGCVRDVNALLAGWNNERPAPAR, encoded by the coding sequence GTGACACAGCAGCCCCGGCACGTCGCCGTCATCGGCCACGGCATGGTGGGGGCGCGCTTCGTCGAAGAGGTGGCCCGCCGCGACCCCGACGGCCGACGCGTCCGGCTCACCGTGGTCGGCGCCGAGGCCGAGCGCCCCTACAACCGCATCCTGCTGCCCGAGGTGGTCACCGGGCGCCTGGACCTGGACGATCTGGCCCTGCCCGAAGCGGACTCCGCGGCCGTCACCGTCCGCCGGGGCGTGGCGGCCACCGCCGTCGATCCGGCGGCGCGACGCGTCGCCCTGGACGACGGGACCGGGCTGGACTACGACGAGCTGGTGCTGGCCACCGGGGCCCGCGCCGCCTTCCCCCCGGTCGCCGGGCTGTCGGAGGACGACGGCGCGCCGGCGCCGGGGGTGACCGCGCTGCGCGGTGTCGAGGACTGCCGGCGGCTGATGTCGCTGGTGCGCCCCGGAGCGCCCGCCGTGGTGCTGGGCGGGGGCGTGCTCGGCCTGGAGGCCGCCCGCGCCCTGAGCGAGGGAGGCGTGCGAGTGTCGGTGGTGGAGTCCTCCCCGTGGCTGATGCGCCGCCAGATCGACCAGGCGGCGGCCTCGATCCTGAGCGAACGCCTCACCGCCATCGGCATCGCCGTGCACTCCTGGCGGGTCGCGGCGCGCTGGCTGCCCGGCACCGGCCTGGAGCTGGACGACGGCCGGGTCCTGGCCGGCGACGCCCTCATCGTCACCGCCGGGGTGCGCGCCCGCACCGAGCTGGCCGCCGGGGCCGGGCTCGCCGTGGAGCACGGCGTCGTCGTCGACGACGCGCTCACCACCGCCGACCCGCGTATCCACGCCATCGGCGACTGCGCCCAGCACGCCCGGGGCGGCGCCGGACTGGTGCAACCCGGCTGGGAGCAGGCCGCGGTACTGGCCGACCTGCTCACCGGCACCGCACCAGGCGCGCGCTACCGGGGCGTGCGCCCGGTGACCCGGCTCAAGGCCGAGGGCATCGAGCTGGCCTCGCTCGGCGACGCCGACGCCGACGGCACCGCCGAGACCGTCACCGTCTCCGACCCGCACGGCGGCCGCTACGCCAAGCTGTCGGTACGCGGCGACCGCGTCGTCGGCGCCATCCTGCTCGGCTTCCCCGACTCCGCCGCCACCATCGCCCAGCTCTACGACCAGGACGCGCCGGTACCCTCCGACCGGCTCGCCCTACTGCTCGGCGCCGCCCGGCCCGAGCCGCGGATCGCCGACCAGGCCGGCCCGGCGCTGGTGTGCCGGTGCAACGGTGTGAGCCGGGAACAACTGGAGGAGGCCTGGCTCGACGGCGCCCGCACCCGCCAGACCCTCGCCGAGCAGACCCGCGCCACGACCGGCTGCGGCGGCTGCGTCCGCGACGTCAACGCCCTACTGGCCGGCTGGAACAACGAGAGACCCGCCCCCGCCAGGTGA
- a CDS encoding molybdopterin oxidoreductase family protein, with protein MTATHCPYCALQCTMRLEPGADGRPAARPAPFPASRGGLCRKGWSAAELLTVSDRLTAPLMRPRRGAALEPVGWEVALDCVAGRLRGLRTECGPDSVAVFGGGGLTNEKSYLLGKFARLALGTSQIDYNGRFCMSSAAAAGLRAFGLDRGLPFPVADLAEAEVILLAGANVAETMPPLMGHLSGARLIVVDPRRSATAERAVAGGGLHLAPRPGTDTALALGLLHAVRAQGLADAGYIAERTAGFEQAWAHAAAWWPEQAERHTGVPAGDIRAAAQMLGAASGAYMLTGRGTEQHAKGTDTVSAWINLALALGLPGRRGSGYGCLTGQGNGQGGREHGQKADQLPGYRRIDDPDARAHVAGVWGVEAEALPGPGRSAFELLDSLGAEGGARALLLFGSNPVVSAPQADRVRNRLEGLDLLVVADFVLSETAAMADVVFPVTQWAEEEGTMTNLEGRVLRRRRATQAPPGVRTDLEVVSGLAVRLGRSAAEFPTEADAVLAELGAASAGGAADYSGVTPERLEAGEALHWPVPAGGAATPRMFLEAFAHPDGRARFAAVAHRGPAETTNAEYPLLATTGRLLAHYQSGAQTRRIGELARAEPESYVEVHPDTAARSGLAEGAWARVVSRRGAALARVRLRCDARTDTVFLPFHFAGAQRANLITNPALDPISRMPEFKVSAVRLEPATDADQGEHP; from the coding sequence ATGACCGCCACGCACTGCCCGTACTGCGCCCTGCAGTGCACCATGCGCCTGGAGCCGGGCGCTGATGGCCGGCCGGCCGCCCGCCCGGCGCCGTTTCCGGCCAGCCGGGGAGGGCTGTGCCGCAAGGGCTGGTCGGCGGCCGAGCTGCTCACGGTCTCCGACCGGCTCACCGCCCCGCTGATGCGGCCGCGCCGCGGCGCGGCGCTGGAGCCGGTGGGCTGGGAGGTGGCGCTGGATTGTGTGGCCGGGCGGCTGCGCGGGCTGCGCACCGAGTGCGGCCCTGATTCGGTGGCGGTGTTCGGCGGCGGCGGGCTGACCAACGAGAAAAGCTACCTGCTGGGCAAGTTCGCCCGCCTGGCGCTGGGCACCTCCCAGATCGACTACAACGGCCGGTTCTGCATGTCCTCGGCCGCGGCGGCGGGCCTGCGCGCCTTCGGCCTGGACCGCGGACTGCCGTTCCCGGTCGCCGACCTGGCCGAGGCGGAGGTGATCCTGCTGGCCGGCGCCAACGTCGCCGAGACCATGCCGCCACTGATGGGGCACCTGTCCGGCGCACGGCTGATCGTGGTCGACCCCCGGCGCAGCGCGACCGCGGAGCGGGCCGTGGCGGGCGGCGGCCTGCACCTGGCCCCGCGGCCGGGCACCGACACCGCGCTGGCCCTGGGCCTGCTGCACGCCGTGCGGGCCCAGGGGCTGGCCGACGCCGGCTACATCGCCGAGCGCACGGCCGGATTCGAGCAGGCGTGGGCGCACGCGGCGGCGTGGTGGCCCGAGCAGGCCGAGCGGCACACCGGCGTGCCGGCGGGCGACATCCGCGCCGCGGCGCAGATGCTGGGGGCTGCCTCGGGCGCCTACATGCTGACCGGGCGCGGCACCGAGCAGCACGCCAAGGGCACCGACACCGTCTCGGCCTGGATCAACCTGGCGCTGGCGCTGGGCCTGCCGGGCCGGCGCGGTTCCGGCTACGGCTGCCTGACCGGCCAGGGCAACGGCCAGGGCGGGCGCGAGCACGGGCAGAAGGCCGACCAGTTGCCCGGCTACCGCCGGATCGACGACCCGGACGCGCGCGCCCACGTCGCCGGCGTGTGGGGGGTGGAGGCCGAGGCGCTGCCGGGGCCCGGGCGCAGCGCGTTCGAGCTGCTGGACTCCCTGGGGGCCGAGGGCGGGGCGCGCGCGCTGCTGCTGTTCGGGTCCAACCCGGTGGTCTCAGCCCCGCAGGCCGATCGTGTCCGAAACCGGCTCGAAGGACTGGATCTGCTGGTCGTCGCCGACTTCGTGCTGTCCGAAACCGCGGCGATGGCCGATGTGGTCTTTCCGGTCACCCAGTGGGCCGAGGAGGAGGGCACCATGACCAACCTGGAGGGCCGGGTGCTGCGGCGGCGCCGCGCGACCCAGGCGCCGCCGGGGGTGCGCACCGACCTGGAGGTCGTGTCCGGCCTGGCCGTCCGCCTGGGCCGGTCGGCCGCGGAGTTCCCGACCGAGGCCGATGCCGTGCTGGCCGAGTTGGGCGCGGCCTCGGCCGGCGGAGCCGCCGACTACTCCGGGGTGACGCCCGAGCGGCTGGAGGCCGGCGAGGCGCTGCACTGGCCGGTGCCCGCCGGCGGCGCGGCCACCCCGCGGATGTTTCTGGAGGCCTTCGCCCACCCCGACGGGCGCGCCCGCTTCGCCGCGGTGGCCCACCGCGGCCCGGCCGAGACCACCAACGCCGAGTACCCGCTACTGGCCACCACCGGGCGGCTGCTCGCCCACTACCAGTCGGGCGCCCAGACCCGCCGGATCGGCGAGCTGGCCCGGGCCGAACCCGAATCCTACGTGGAGGTCCACCCCGACACCGCCGCCCGCAGCGGGCTGGCCGAAGGGGCGTGGGCCCGGGTGGTCTCCCGGCGCGGCGCGGCACTGGCCCGCGTACGGCTGCGCTGCGACGCCCGCACCGACACCGTGTTCCTGCCGTTCCACTTCGCCGGCGCCCAGCGCGCCAACCTGATCACCAACCCCGCGCTGGACCCCATCAGCCGAATGCCCGAGTTCAAGGTGAGCGCCGTCCGGCTGGAGCCGGCCACCGACGCCGACCAAGGAGAACACCCGTGA